A genomic stretch from Arachis stenosperma cultivar V10309 chromosome 3, arast.V10309.gnm1.PFL2, whole genome shotgun sequence includes:
- the LOC130966686 gene encoding uncharacterized protein LOC130966686 — protein sequence MAILRDDVKYNSFVIGSDENLEVLFHCRRQFPEVRTPELLAKLVDVVSSSGGSNQNTQTPATAACSNSRPVGASSSVLVIAPQEMVVASPSFAVDLNRSGDGKVCIIDRALVLLQRVAPDGIDDALPDEDDAEDVEPNIIADDSGDDIAASNPAGANGVSSLGTQQYPLHFSSLDLDAMRQEEVPGKLIGFGARDTQGTGGLSEFQVGQQFQDKEEAVLSVKTYSIRCGVQYKVVESDYCKYLFKFTEFGNGCTWLIRISLRQHRGI from the exons atggcta TTCTGCGAGATGATGTTAAATACAATTCATTTGTCATAGGGAGTGATGAGAATTTGGAGGTTTTGTTCCATTGTCGTCGGCAGTTTCCCGAGGTTAGGACACCTGAGCTGTTGGCAAAGCTTGTAGATGTGGTCTCTAGCTCAGGTGGTTCGAACCAGAATACCCAAACTCCAGCAACGGCAGCCTGTTCTAATTCAAGACCTGTTGGTGCATCTTCATCCGTGCTTGTGATTGCACCTCAGGAAATGGTGGTTGCCTCTCCGTCCTTCGCAGTTGATCTCAACCGTAGTGGTGACGGAAAAGTTTGTATTATTGATAGGGCGCTGGTTTTATTACAGCGTGTTGCACCGGATGGTATAGACGATGCATTGCCGGATGAAGATGACGCTGAAGATGTGGAGCCAAACATCATTGCAGATGATAGCGGTGATGACATAGCAGCAAGTAATCCAGCTGGGGCTAACGGAGTGTCCAGCTTAGGGACTCAGCAGTACCCCCTGCACTTTTCATCTTTAGACTTGGATGCCATGAGACAGGAGGAGGTTCCTGGAAAACTTATTGGATTTGGTGCCAGAGATACTCAGGGTACCGGAGGTCTATCAGAGTTTCAGGTTGGTCAGCAGTTTCAAGATAAAGAGGAGGCCGTGTTAAGCGTGAAGACATATAGCATCCGATGCGGGGTACAGTACAAAGTGGTTGAGTCCGATTATTGCAAGTACCTTTTTAAGTTTACGGAATTTGGCAATGGGTGTACCTGGTTGATTCGGATCAGTCTCCGCCAGCATAGAGGTATTTGA